The Theileria orientalis strain Shintoku DNA, chromosome 3, complete genome genome window below encodes:
- a CDS encoding DEAD-box family RNA helicase produces MRRIKFLAQHYEKTGIIKQNRLFQGGDLYEETKPVKKIYLPPGRRNPPADSSSNYKPFKNYTKNNGTFNYTHTCLLAFVQRRQFFSSQDDQSASYVRNDKASSFRDKENKPFESRNFSDNARDQVSSTSQSSTHAGDTMVNRTIPLESNERTSFSSHEKSVHASTDRNTSFGTSSSVGSSRFTKAFASPKPPTSWAVRGDRRYYEEKEADIFEPLKSRMSTGINFNSYDNIPVQMTGHLSSSIKPIEEFDSAVHPMLLSNIKKVNYNKPTPIQRHSISVILENRDLMACAQTGSGKTAAFLLPIVTCMLKTGPPKAPALNAMYSNKVALPVCLVLSPTRELAVQIYAEARKFNFGTGIRTVVLYGGSEVRRQLIELERGCDICVATPGRLTDLVERRKVLFSCIKYLVLDEADRMLDMGFAPQIRAIVTHPSMPGGGKYGDNYHQGYTSGQLGSGRYESTSGRQQLSQGEKEEKAGEERQTVMFSATFPKEIQQLAKEFLNDYIYLAVGRVGSTNEFIKQRMVYADQDQKVKYLIKLLKENTNLGGLVLIFVETKKRADLIEGYLLKENFKAVNIHGDRSQEDREKALSLFKAGVRPIMVATDVAARGLDISNITHVINCDLPTNIDDYVHRIGRTGRAGNVGIATSLVNESNRPILKDLLLLLQESNQEVPVWFKKLVTTVSAPGNLKRVSSKNKFNNSGINKDIRAENEVATYNYGKGKTFQEFEDDWW; encoded by the exons atgagaagaataaaatttttagcACAACATTACGAAAAAACAGgaataattaaacaaaatcgACTTTTTCAAGGCGGAGATCTTT ATGAAGAAACGAAACCAGTGAAAAAAATTTATCTGCCCCCGGGTCGTAGGAATCCGCCTGCTGACTCCTCCTCAAATTACAAGCCCTTTAAGAATTACACGAAGAATAATGGTACGTTTAATTATACTCACACTTGTTTATTAGCTTTTGTGCAAAGGAGGCAATTTTTCTCGTCACAAGACGACCAGAGCGCTTCATACGTAAGGAATGATAAAGCTAGCAGTTTTAGAGATAAAGAAAACAAACCATTTGAATCACGCAATTTTTCGGATAACGCGCGTGATCAAGTAAGTTCTACGAGCCAGAGTTCGACCCATGCTGGCGACACCATGGTTAATAGAACTATTCCTCTCGAATCAAACGAGAGAACGTCATTCAGCAGCCACGAAAAAAGTGTGCACGCGTCGACAGATAGAAATACATCATTCGGAACCTCAAGCAGCGTAGGATCGAGCAGATTCACAAAAGCGTTCGCGTCGCCGAAACCACCGACCTCATGGGCAGTGCGAGGAGACAGACGCTACTACGAAGAGAAGGAAGCGGACATATTTGAGCCTTTGAAGAGCAGAATGAGCACAGGAATAAACTTTAACAGCTACGATAACATCCCAGTGCAGATGACAGGACACCTGAGCAGTAGCATAAAGCCGATAGAAGAGTTCGACAGCGCAGTGCACCCAATGCTGCTGTCAAACATAAAAAAGGTTAACTATAATAAGCCGACGCCGATACAGAGGCACTCGATCTCAGTGATTTTGGAAAACAGAGACCTGATGGCGTGCGCACAGACAGGATCAGGGAAGACAGCAGCGTTCCTGCTGCCAATAGTGACGTGTATGCTGAAAACAGGGCCGCCAAAAGCTCCAGCGTTGAACGCAATGTACTCAAATAAAGTGGCACTGCCAGTGTGTCTAGTGCTGTCGCCGACGAGAGAGTTGGCAGTGCAAATATACGCAGAAGCAAGGAAGTTTAACTTCGGCACAGGAATAAGAACAGTGGTGCTGTACGGAGGCTCCGAGGTGAGAAGACAGCTGATAGAGCTGGAAAGAGGATGCGACATATGCGTGGCGACGCCAGGAAGACTGACAGATCTGGTGGAGAGAAGAAAGGTGCTCTTCTCGTGCATTAAGTACCTGGTGCTCGACGAAGCAGACAGAATGCTGGACATGGGATTCGCGCCGCAAATAAGAGCAATAGTGACACATCCGTCAATGCCAGGCGGTGGCAAGTACGGAGACAACTATCACCAAGGATACACAAGCGGTCAGCTGGGAAGCGGAAGGTACGAGAGCACGAGCGGAAGACAGCAGCTGTCGCaaggagaaaaggaagaaaaagcAGGGGAGGAAAGACAAACAGTGATGTTTAGCGCAACCTTCCCGAAGGAAATACAGCAGCTGGCGAAGGAGTTCCTGAACGACTACATATACCTGGCAGTGGGAAGAGTAGGAAGCACAAACGAGTTCATCAAGCAGAGAATGGTCTACGCAGACCAGGACCAGAAGGTTAAGTACCTGATCAAGCTCCTCAAGGAAAACACGAACCTGGGAGGCCTCGTGCTCATCTTCGtggagacgaagaagagagCAGATCTGATCGAAGGCTACCTCCTCAAGGAAAACTTCAAGGCTGTGAACATACACGGAGACCGCAGCCAGGAGGACAGAGAGAAGGCGCTGAGCCTGTTCAAAGCAGGAGTGAGGCCGATCATGGTGGCGACGGACGTGGCAGCCAGAGGACTGGACATCAGCAACATCACGCACGTGATCAACTGCGACCTGCCGACGAACATCGACGACTACGTGCACAGGATCGGAAGGACGGGCAGAGCAGGAAACGTAGGAATCGCCACGAGCCTCGTCAACGAGTCGAACAGGCCGATCCtcaaggacctgctgctgctgctccaGGAGAGCAACCAGGAGGTGCCGGTCTGGTTCAAGAAGCTGGTGACCACGGTCAGCGCCCCCGGAAACCTGAAGCGCGTCTCCAGCAAgaacaagttcaacaacTCGGGCATCAACAAGGACATCAGGGCCGAGAACGAGGTCGCGACGTACAACTACGGCAAGGGGAAGACGTTCCAGGAGTTCGAGGACGACTGGTGGTAG
- a CDS encoding uncharacterized protein (MED6 mediator family protein) — protein MTVDTLEPSPDDIKDFIFDFEDECKIEFIDPRYLSLNTLDSDNSALEYFYLSPFYLNHRDKALNEAIRAGKTVDDYQVGLIFKVTYNNLDSLNQEALKFGSNAASRSQFYVMSSIFHITLFSRDLGRTGVETTPIKIYYIIQGSIFMCPPFGSLVRTKLHQYISDFERFYDRLNSISSWSITNGYVWNPKERNVNREIEKLSERYGFNACEEKDYVSDGNMNIFYLKPEDKIGARVLQDELCQVNEELQKLHTSDEAATQ, from the exons ATGACCGTCGACACATTAGAACCTTCTCCAG ATGATATTAAGGACTTTATTTTTGACTTTGAGGATGAGTGTAAAATCGAGTTTATTGATCCACGGTACTTATCTCTCAACACCTTGGACAGCGACAACTCAGCCCTTGAAT ACTTTTATTTAAGCCCATTTTACCTTAATCATCGCGATAAAGCCCTAAATGAGGCAATAAGGGCAGGGAAAACAGTAGATGA TTACCAAGTTGgattaatatttaaggTGACGTACAATAATTTGGACAGCTTAAACCAAGAAGCTCTGAAGTTTGGATCTAACGCTGCCAGCAGATCGCAGTTTTACGTCATGTCAAGCATATTTCATATCACTTTGTTCTCAAGGGACTTGGGACGAACCGGTGTTGAAACAACTCCTATAAAG ATTTACTACATAATTCAAGGATCCATTTTTATGTGCCCGCCCTTCGGCTCACTCGTTCGAACTAAACTACATCAGTACATATCTGATTTCG AGCGTTTCTATGATAGACTGAATAGCATATCCTCCTGGTCAATCACAAACGGATACGTGTGGAATCCCAAGGAGAGGAACGTGAACAGGGAAATTGAAAAGCTGTCTGAAAGGTACGGCTTCAATGCCTGCGAGGAAAAGGACTACGTTTCCGACG GAAAcatgaatattttttaccttAAGCCTGAGGATAAGATTGGGGCCAGGGTACTCCAAGATGAGCTGTGTCAAGTGAACGAGGAGTTACAAAAACTACACACGTCGGATGAAGCAGCGACTCAGTAA
- a CDS encoding uncharacterized protein (SUA5/yciO/yrdC, N-terminal domain containing protein), which yields MSGFDALLSADSQNKPGDSKLIDCINTKSGESFEILPQYRYHLIEDSNYRSRCTYKFEIALIAQKDNFVNNIQKDSCDDTVLVEEGNINTDEIYINSIKLSEDDLCKLGGFYKSQISPKKINLVSPDDLKWAEYTLSCRDWIILEDNLLSIDIDLIRCVNTLAFRIGVRVDSRLNYLDLKISSISCANEVELLKKINNLIIKCRNCGLELESISNFYPFSLPSELYRNSIGSIYCEECQDNLVKDKSGCDDLQVSRKHNILYISDEAITVNSPSKELVKNKILHYNRKNKEESLGINGVEGGHISCSKCKIAIGSNNSSSVSYIKSRVAAIAEGYDLFWRNSESVEIIEKIQFEDSLKLTLRFNSESISIIKVTREPDTFIFVQNNPVLTSRILYKIETTGAENSDNRNKSVDKDAEKNANSHREERREFKMKPVILEICQGFESSNRIYESYKRGHQDEYEDVMNGKVEGSVLGSDHASKYEREYGSTDEIFRKIKNVLTNPGGLVAIPTETVYGLAGNIYIEESLRRIFEIKNRPFNDPLIVHVDSFTSALEDLYDVNVFEAFLMLYLANRFTPGPLTIVARCNRGVSGLLTNNTGYLATRCPDNEICRALLRYLNIPLAAPSANKFGHISPTCAEHVYEEFAHEKLHILDGGQCKIGIESTVIKITTIDEPEIICIDNRYTFSGIKEQVVKRVYRECRKAVVDMYGERDSTAGSGYTTDSGSKKEHTYMHKRALSPDDFRADEAEEQLASPRRAVVSCVNGRIDLFDLLKKYQNVKFKVEILRKGAVTYEHLRYTLSGFENVKVTEYERRPEKKSESEKAREEKVVSEVMAEDRILPEDLLEDTIVSDHILEDVIVPEGMVEDVIVPEPVLEDRIVSDHILEDVIVPEVMLEDVIAPERMLEHRIAPEGVLDEKVLFEDALADKLVPKALLEDNVDIFENIEKYKLLEKELEDLSNGTLTVSGLRNIISTLKRLRAQKAMSSMSTAADEFLSARDYNEEDYLTVNDIDDIISVDQFDCNDDDYMSVDEADNSMVCFIDDLSDGLQKDNKGAVVPGGIADTIANGYVDCISEGTVNSCANSMYGSPNPVASAISDGSVNSIYGTPNGIPDSFANAIVNRAVNMASGGALGGDNGTAVGSSAGTVANGATNGKDAYQGTEGDRTGDPGATSAENSVRTNASRINNSYVRRLLDRALDNNDTGKDKDIIIDEISGKNSFCFDDLGKGGVDGHDNEDGGKQQPVSDEDDLRFEAPGMALTHYAPNVPTYLVVVTKDNTTLSGSSGDEDGDDRARTEGPVGGAASGANNGSTLKKVDCSNIVMIDIGYRFKRHSGAFREYLPVNNEPTSVAKQLYSVLRRAESAAQHGAGGPSDVQAVIAIHFNERKTQLYSAIHDRITRSTSGNPIYAQIGDQELEFLVN from the exons atgaGCGGTTTTGATGCACTATTGTCAGCTGACTCCCAGAACAAACCGGG AGATTCTAAGCTAATCGATTGTATTAATACTAAATCAGGAGAATCTTTTGAAATTTTACCTCAGTATAGATACCATTTGATCGAGGATTCCAATTATCGTTCCAGGTGTACTTACAAGTTCGAAATTGCCTTGATCGCCCAGAAGGACAATTTTGTTAATAACATACAGAAAGATTCATGTGATGATACTGTTTTGGTTGAGGAAGGCAACATAAATACAGATgaaatttacattaattcCATAAAATTATCTGAAGATGATCTATGTAAATTAGGTggattttataaatcacAAATAAGTCCCAAAAAAATCAACTTAGTCTCTCCAGATGATTTAAAGTGGGCCGAGTACACTCTTAGCTGTCGAGACTGGATAATCTTGGAAGATAATTTGCTATCAATAGATATAGATCTAATtcgatgtgtaaatacTTTGGCATTCAGAATAGGAGTTCGGGTAGATTCTAGATTAAACTACCTGGATCTAAAAATTAGCTCAATTTCATGTGCAAACGAAGTCgagttattaaaaaaaataaacaatttaataataaagtgTAGAAATTGCGGATTGGAACTAGAGTCGatatcaaatttttatccattttcATTACCCTCGGAGTTATATAGAAACAGCATAGGTTCAATATATTGCGAGGAGTGTCAGGATAATTTAGTAAAGGATAAATCTGGCTGTGACGATTTGCAGGTGTCACGTAAACATAATAT ATTGTACATATCAGACGAAGCAATAACAGTAAATTCCCCGTCGAAAGAGttggttaaaaataaaatactgcACTATAATcggaaaaataaagaggAATCGCTAGGAATTAACGGTGTAGAAGGTGGGCACATCAGTTGCTCAAAGTGTAAGATAGCCATAGGATCTAACAATAGCAGTTCAGTGTCGTATATAAAGAGCAGAGTAGCGGCAATAGCAGAAGGTTATGACTTGTTCTGGAGGAACTCTGAATCCGTAGAGATCatagaaaaaatacaatttgAGGATAGCCTTAAGTTGACACTAAGATTTAATTCCGAAAGCATAAGTATAATCAAGGTAACCAGAGAGCCGGATACCTTTATATTCGTGCAAAATAACCCAGTTCTGACGAGTAGAATActgtataaaattgaaacaACTGGAGCTGAAAACTCTGACAATCGCAACAAGAGCGTTGATAAAGACGCCGAAAAAAACGCAAATTCACACA GAGAGGAAAGGAGGgagtttaaaatgaagCCCGTAATACTAGAGATATGTCAAGGTTTCGAGTCCTCGAACAGAATATATGAAAGCTACAAGAGGGGGCATCAAGATGAATATGAGGACGTAATGAACGGAAAGGTAGAGGGAAGTGTATTAGGCAGTGACCACGCATCAAAATACGAAAGAGAGTACGGGAGCACGGATGAAATTTTCCGGAAAATCAAAAACGTGTTGACAAACCCGGGAGGATTGGTAGCAATACCGACGGAGACAGTGTACGGACTCGCCGGAAACATATACATAGAGGAGTCCCTGAGGAGgatatttgaaataaaaaacaggCCCTTCAACGACCCGCTGATAGTCCACGTGGACTCGTTCACAAGCGCACTCGAGGACCTGTACGACGTAAACGTGTTCGAGGCGTTCCTGATGCTGTACCTGGCTAATAGGTTCACGCCAGGACCACTGACGATTGTGGCAAGATGTAACAGAGGAGTCTCAGGGCTGCTGACGAATAACACGGGGTACCTGGCGACGAGGTGCCCAGACAACGAGATCTGCAGAGCACTGCTGAGGTACCTCAACATACCGCTGGCAGCGCCGAGCGCAAACAAGTTCGGACACATATCGCCGACGTGCGCAGAGCACGTGTACGAAGAGTTCGCACACGAAAAACTACACATACTGGACGGAGGtcagtgtaaaataggaaTAGAGTCGACggtgataaaaataacaacaatCGACGAGCCGGAGATCATATGCATCGATAACCGCTACACATTCTCAGGAATTAAGGAACAAGTGGTAAAAAGAGTATACAGAGAATGCAGGAAGGCAGTAGTGGATATGTACGGAga AAGAGATTCGACGGCAGGCTCGGGATACACCACGGACTCTGGATCGAAAAAAGAACACACGTACATGCACAAAAGGGCCTTATCACCAGATGATTTCAGGGCAGATGAAGCAGAGGAGCAGTTAGCCTCACCAAGAAGAGCAGTGGTCAGCTGTGTGAACGGAAGAATAGACCTCTTTGACCTCTTGAAGAAGTACCAGAACGTCAAGTTCAAGGTTGAGATACTGAGAAAGGGAGCGGTGACCTACGAGCACCTGCGCTACACACTCTCGGGATTCGAAAACGTAAAAGTGACCGAATATGAACGGAGGCCTGAAAAGAAGTCGGAATCAGAAAAGGCCAGAGAAGAAAAGGTGGTTTCCGAAGTTATGGCTGAGGATAGGATACTTCCAGAGGATCTGTTGGAAGACACGATAGTTTCTGACCATATTTTGGAGGATGTGATAGTCCCTGAAGGTATGGTTGAAGATGTAATAGTGCCGGAACCTGTGTTGGAAGATAGGATAGTTTCTGACCATATTTTGGAGGATGTGATAGTCCCGGAAGTTATGTTGGAAGATGTTATAGCCCCGGAGCGTATGTTGGAGCATAGGATAGCGCCCGAAGGTGTGTTGGACGAAAAGGTGCTTTTTGAAGATGCGTTGGCAGATAAGCTGGTGCCAAAAGCGTTGTTGGAGGACAACGTGGATATATTCGAAAACATAGAAAAGTATAAGCTCCTGGAGAAGGAGCTCGAGGACCTGAGTAACGGAACCCTGACGGTCTCAGGACTGAGGAACATAATATCGACGCTGAAGAGGCTGAGGGCACAGAAGGCAATGAGCAGCATGAGCACGGCAGCAGATGAGTTCTTAAGCGCCCGCGACTACAACGAAGAGGACTACCTCACCGTCAACGACATCGACGACATCATCAGCGTTGACCAGTTCGACTGCAACGACGACGACTACATGAGCGTGGACGAAGCCGACAACAGCATGGTATGCTTCATTGACGACCTCAGCGATGGCCTTCAGAAGGACAACAAAGGCGCTGTTGTCCCTGGCGGTATTGCTGACACTATTGCCAACGGATATGTGGACTGTATTTCCGAAGGAACTGTTAACAGTTGTGCCAACAGCATGTACGGGAGTCCAAATCCCGTTGCTAGTGCTATTTCCGACGGCTCCGTTAATAGTATCTATGGTACCCCTAATGGCATTCCTGATAGTTTCGCTAACGCTATTGTTAACAGGGCAGTGAATATGGCCAGCGGTGGAGCTCTTGGTGGAGACAACGGCACTGCCGTTGGCAGTAGTGCCGGCACCGTTGCAAATGGCGCTACTAACGGCAAGGATGCCTACCAGGGCACTGAGGGTGACCGCACAGGGGATCCTGGTGCAACCAGTGCAGAAAACAGCGTCCGCACCAACGCTTCGAGAATCAACAACAGCTACGTTCGTAGATTGCTGGACCGCGCGCTCGACAACAATGACACCGGTAAGGACAAAGATATCATTATTGATGAAATTAGTGGAAAGAACAGTTTTTGTTTTGATGACCTTGGTAAGGGTGGCGTTGACGGTCATGATAATGAAGACGGTGGCAAACAACAACCTGTTTCAGATGAAGACGATCTGAGGTTCGAGGCGCCAGGCATGGCTCTGACGCACTACGCACCGAACGTGCCGACGTACCTGGTGGTGGTCACCAAGGACAACACCACGCTGAGTGGGAGTAGCGGAGATGAGGACGGGGATGACAGGGCCCGCACGGAGGGCCCAGTGGGAGGAGCGGCCAGCGGCGCTAACAATGGCAGCACGTTGAAGAAGGTAGATTGCAGCAACATAGTCATGATCGACATCGGATACAGGTTCAAGAGGCACTCGGGCGCCTTCAGGGAGTACCTGCCGGTGAATAACGAGCCCACCTCGGTGGCGAAGCAGCTGTACTCGGTCCTGAGGAGGGCGGAGTCGGCGGCTCAGCACGGCGCGGGCGGCCCCTCCGACGTGCAGGCCGTCATAGCGATACACTTCAACGAGCGCAAGACTCAGCTGTACTCGGCCATACACGACAGGATCACCAGGTCCACGTCGGGAAATCCAATATACGCGCAGATAGGCGACCAGGAGCTGGAGTTTTTGGTCAACTAA
- a CDS encoding uncharacterized protein (signal recognition particle, SRP14 subunit family protein) has product MVLLDCEEFLQELTKMVTEDSKDSSKSLWITYKRSHFNPFTSDIPNTRTWKRKKAADPVSDEEPVCLIRAKIGKRKISTYVTNSISENFTNALNHISESMAEGT; this is encoded by the exons atggtTCTGCTCGACTGTGAAGAGTTTCTCCAGGAACTGACTAAAATGGTCACCGAGGATTCCAAAGATTCCAGCAAGTCGCTCTGGATTACGTACAAAAGAT CCCACTTTAACCCGTTCACTTCAGATATCCCAAATACGCGGACCTGGAAGCGGAAGAAGGCCGCCGATCCCGTTTCTGACGAGGAGCCGGTCTGCCTAATTCGCGCCAAGATCGGTAAACGCAAAATAAGCACATAC GTCACAAACTCAATTTCTGAGAATTTTACCAACGCGCTGAATCACATATCGGAATCGATGGCCGAAGGCACCTGA
- a CDS encoding origin recognition complex protein 1 — MVSKSSLRNSTNKNNRLKQPLDRKSKEVPNGTPRTNKKHTNGEETEVSGYVRDPHGDVIATINGKKFYRSVLIHDELISVHDSVDVLRTSSRSKKTRESNLAKISAIYVDTNGKLMAEVAFYFDSGDKPPNTDESDGNRSKWPGFRHVNEVVAYNKFEDVEIETFDEKVTVHACLEDYQKEIDSGGDEEINVFCNYICYQENDSIVPFNIQRDWEQIMVESSKYHSIYFPTVVFQRDEVDEEIPAELNLQLNNNERILGREEEAEQIKTFMEVNIKQGGTGQILYISGVPGTGKTETVKMVSRELINKKLKGKLPWFDLIEINAVHLSTPNELYQVFYNKLFGKQPPNTHKCYEMLDEYFTNNTTPCILILDEADYIVTKTQKVLFTLFDLPCKKKSKFILIIISNTMDLNYKMKSSIQSRLGFGSLVFKPYRYQQIIQVIQDKLGKYSAIDPVALQLCARRVTNYSGDMRKALQICKLAIKEANGKKITVADMSRISNMVLNSSIVDALQYVSVGMKCLLVAIILVLKELQISIAPAVKVYNTFRGMITVLKPELENCVCKDSFKHLLLSILNNGVISLEPTVFSSFSFSEKKKTKKVFDEINEDMGDVGIVFQVDIGHLTTALAKDPYWHSKLESAA, encoded by the exons ATGGTTTCCAAGTCATCACTGAGGAATAGTACCAACAAGAACAATAGGTTAAAGCAACCTTTAGACAGGAAATCGAAGGAGGTGCCAAACGGCACGCCTAGAACAAacaaaaaacacacaaatggAGAGGAAACGGAAGTTTCTGGTTATGTTAGGGACCCGCATGGCGATGTCATCGCGACAATCAACGGAAAAAAGTTCTACAGATCTGTTTTAATCCACGATGAACTAATTTCAGTACACGATTCAGTGGATGTCCTAAGAACGAGTAGCAGAAGTAAGAAAACACGAGAATCGAATCTCG CTAAAATATCGGCAATATACGTCGATACGAACGGAAAGTTGATGGCCGAAGTGGCGTTTTACTTTGACTCGGGAGATAAACCACCAAACACAGACGAATCTGATGGAAACAGATCCAAATGGCCAGGATTTAGACACGTGAACGAAGTAGTAGCATACAACAAG TTTGAAGACGTCGAAATTGAGACTTTCGACGAGAAGGTGACAGTGCACGCGTGTCTAGAGGACTACCAGAAGGAGATCGACTCGGGAGGGGATGAGGAGATAAATGTATTCTGCAACTATATCTGTTACCAGGAAAATGACTCGATAGTGCCATTTAACATTCAGAGAGATTGGGAGCAG ATCATGGTTGAGAGCAGTAAATATCACAGCATCTACTTTCCAACCGTGGTGTTCCAAAGGGATGAAGTGGACGAAGAAATACCAGCAGAGTTAAACCTGCAGTTGAACAACAACGAAAGAATACTGGGCAGAGAAGAGGAGGCGGAGCAGATCAAAACGTTCATGGAAGTAAACATAAAGCAGGGAGGAACGGGCCAAATACTGTACATCAGCGGAGTGCCCGGCACTGGAAAGACGGAGACAGTAAAGATGGTCTCGAGGGAGCTGATCAACAAGAAGCTTAAGGGCAAATTGCCCTGGTTCGACCTCATAGAAATCAACGCAGTGCACCTGTCGACGCCGAACGAGCTGTACCAAGTCTTTTATAACAAGTTATTCGGAAAACAGCCTCCCAACACACACAAGTGCTACGAAATGCTGGACGAATACTTCACAAACAATACAACGCCCTG TATCTTAATATTGGACGAGGCGGACTATATAGTAACTAAAACACAAAAGGTGTTGTTCACACTCTTCGACCTACCCTGTAAAAAAAAGTCAAAGTTCATCTTAATCATCATTTCCAACACCATGGACTTGAATTACAAAATGAAATCCTCAATACAATCTCGTCTTG GGTTCGGGAGCTTGGTGTTCAAACCATACAGATACCAGCAAATAATACAAGTGATTCAGGATAAACTAGGGAAGTACTCAGCAATAGACCC AGTGGCACTACAGCTATGTGCTAGAAGAGTCACGAACTACAGTGGAGATATGAGAAAAGCACTGCAGATATGTAAGCTCGCCATAAAGGAGGCAAACGGAAAAAAGATAACT gtCGCCGATATGAGTAGAATCAGTAACATGGTGCTTAACTCGTCAATCGTGGACGCACTGCAGTACGTGTCAGTCGGAATGAAGTGCCTGCTCGTGGCGATCATACTggtgctgaaggagctgcagATCTCAATCGCACCAGCAGTGAAGGTGTACAACACGTTCAGAGGAATGATAACAGTGCTAAAGCCGGAACTTGAAAACTGCGTGTGCAAGGACTCGTTCAAGCACCTGCTGCTCTCAATCCTGAACAACGGAGTAATATCGCTGGAGCCCACAGTCTTCTCgagcttcagcttcagcgaaaagaagaagacgaagaaggtCTTCGACGAGATCAACGAGGACATGGGCGACGTGGGAATAGTGTTCCAGGTCGACATTGGCCACCTGACGACGGCGCTGGCCAAGGACCCGTACTGGCACTCGAAACTCGAGTCGGCCGCCTAA
- a CDS encoding high-mobility-group protein: MAARVSKSAKKGKRTKKDPNAPKRALSSYMFFAKEKRNELIKENPDLAKDVATVGKLVGAAWNSLDDSEKAPYEKLAEADRERYEREKLEYQK; this comes from the coding sequence ATGGCCGCCCGAGTGTCGAAATCTGCTAAGAAAGGCAAGAGAACCAAGAAGGATCCCAATGCCCCTAAAAGGGCCCTCTCGTCCTATATGTTTTTCGCCAAAGAGAAGAGGAACGAGCTGATTAAAGAGAACCCTGATTTGGCCAAGGACGTTGCAACTGTTGGCAAACTCGTCGGCGCTGCTTGGAACTCTTTAGACGACAGTGAGAAGGCTCCTTACGAGAAGCTTGCCGAGGCTGACAGGGAGAGGTACGAGAGGGAGAAGCTCGAATACCAAAAGTAG